accgaaggttgtttggagtcccgcatgagatcacggacatgaagaggagtctctaaatggtcgagaggtaaagatttatatattagaAGGTTatgtacggacaccggaatggttccgaagaggttcggggatttttcggggtaccgggaggttaccggaaccccctgggaaagttaatgggcctcatgggccatagtggagaggaggaggcagaccacaagaggaggcgcgcgccccccatgccagtctgaattggacaaggggtgggaggcgcgaccccctttccttctccctctccccctctttccccttttcccctctccgttggaaggaagggggggagccgactaggactgggagtcctagtaggactccccccagttGGCGCGCCACTAGGGCCGcccggcctcccctctcctcctttatatacaggggcagggggcaccccaaagcacaacagtcaATAgttgtctcttagccgtgtgcggtgcccccctccaccatttactcctcctgtcatattgtcgtagtgcttaggcaaagccctgcgcggatcacttcaccaacacaaTTCATATTAAATACAATTTAGAACCACTAACGAGTATTTCAAATTTGTTCAGAAACTGGCATTCATCATAGGCTGAAGGGCCAAATTCATGTGGGAGTTTATGCCATTCTCCGGGCAACATGGAATTGCCAGAAGCATTTTTTCTTTAACATACCATCTTCTTCTAATTTCTTATAGGTTATCTACAGAGTTACACTTTTAATCTGTATGTGGTCAGCACTGCAACATGTGGATGAGTGGGCGCTTATGGCCTGTGGGTGCAGCCGGCTGGAAATGGTTGTGCGGGGTTTGTTCAACCAGTTTGGCTCGCAAGCCAATCGTAGATTATGTGGATGAGCTATGTAATCTTCGGTTCAACTGCTTGTGGTCGCATTTTCCATTTATTTGTTTTATTGTCAAGTACTCGGTGGCTTGAACTTATTTCACGTTTAATAACATATGATTGTGTGCATCATGTGATGCAGAGGCCGAGATACCCtcctttttgaaaaaagttcatcaacctTACGATTCGTGCTCTATTAGTGCCTTATCTAATGAGATAGGTGTCTCATAAAGCACGCAAAGAGCCAATCTAAGAGGCGGTCGCACCTAATACAACCGGATCACGATTATAAAGAGACATCTCGATGACTATTTTCATTTGAATTACGTGATTTTTTGGATCTGTTTATTTATCAAAAAAAAAACACAACAACTCCCGGATCGGACAATGGCGACGCTCTTGGTGTCACTCTTCCTCACGAGGGCATTGTTTTGGAGCAGCTGCTGGACGAAGGACGCAAGAAGTGGAGCGGTGTACATCTACTGCGTCGACGACAATgagtctcggcggcgtggcgcagcaGGGACAGGCGTGAGATGATGGACTCGCGCAGGGCGGgggcgctgtctggcgtcgtggtggcgtcgatgacagGTCTGGCAAGGTGGATGCGTCAGTACCTGCTCTGAATAAGATGAGCCGGTGGAAGATGGTGGCGACGGCCTCTGCAGCAGGCGCATGCCGTGCCCGCTGAGAGTGCACCGGATTGGTGTTTACCCCAGACCCGACAAGAGGCTTGGTTGGGCCTAtggctttagatgttaggttttCGTGCGAGGTCTGTTTGATATTTGGTTCGGAcattcggcaccccttcatcaagtggataggagtagcgacggaTGTTGCCAAAATGATGGCTTCGGACTTACtgatgtaatactttgtaaggttttTGTGAATAGTAAATAAAATGACTGCATGCATCATCCAGATGTAGAGGTCAGAGGTCATCATCCTTTAAGAAAACAAACAAACACAACAATATGAAGTGACTGGAATTCAAGAATCCGAAAACACATAGGGGATGTGCATGCTGCGTCCATAGGGGTGAGTGTAGATGTGTGTATGTCGTTTCAGAAAAAATAAGAATTGCTGGAATTTTTTATCTTCATCCTTTTCTTCTACCGAGAAATAACCAAAGTTAACCGCATAGTAAACTTGCTAAAATTCGAAATACGAAACCACGTACATAGTTGTTTTCGTCCTATTTTCCGTATCCAAACTGCCAGATCCGTGCACCCGGTAGAGAGGACGTCCTTTGCCTAGGCACCACAGTACTAACATGAGCATCCATTATGTGTTTATTAGGCTCTATCATCGCCGAGTAAATACCCCCTTGATAAAGTCTTGACACATGCGTAAATACACGGATACACTTTTAGATTCACTCAGACGTACCATCGTACCCATGAATCTCATCTCATCCCATTTCCCGTTGGATTTATCCATCGCCGTAACTATCCAAGAATGCCATTGGCTAGCGGCATGTGAAAGGAGCAGTAAAAAAAGAAGGAAAATTTTGATGAAACGAGTGGCACTTAAATAGAAGGGAGGAGCCTCCTCGTCTCTTCACTCTCACTCCCCACTCTGCTCTcagtccggccgccgccgccgccgctgaccgcCGTAGGAGACGAGCGTCAGAGAACGCGGCTCTCTCTCGTCCATGCTTCTTGCTTAAGCTTGACACATCTCTTAGCACGGCGAGTCAGCTACTGGCTGGTTGCAGTAACGAGAGGCGAGGCGAGATGCCGGGGATGGAGGAGGCGGAGGACTACGAGTCGTGCGCCTTCTCGCTCACTTGCCCCGAAGACGGcgccgagctcggggacggcgtcgTGGACGACGGCGACCTCTTCTTGTTctatgtcggcggcggcgccgccgccgacgatgAGGACGGCGATGATGAGTACGTGGAGCAGCTGGTCTCCAAGGAGGCCAGCTTCTGCTCCTCCTCCGACTCGGGCGACGCCGACTGCTCGTCGGCCGCCTCCGAGGACTGGTTCCTGCAGGCGCGCCTCGCCGCCGTCAAATGGATCCTTGAAGTGAGCACTCACTCAGCTCCTCGCTCTCCCGATTAGTTCCTCGGTGCGAGCATCGATCGATCGGTCACTgacgccattggaaccggcacctgATTTGCATTTGCAGACGCGGGGCTGCTTCGGGTTCGGCCACCGCACGGCGTACCTGGCCATCGCCTACTTCGACCGCTTCTTCCTCCGGCGACGCGTCGATGTAATCAATCACCGCACCGCCGCCGTAAAACAAATTTAGCCTCTCTGCTTCTTAGGAACGGGAGGATGATGTGGTTGTGTGCGTGCCTTGGTGCAGAGGGCGGCCATGCCGTGGGCGGCGCGGCTCCTGTCCGTGGCCTGCGTCTCCGTGGCGGCCAAGATGGAGGAGTACTGCGCGCCGGCGCTGTCGGAGCTCGACGCCGGCGGCGGCTACGAGTTCTGTTCCGCCTCCGTCCGCCGGATGGAGCTGCTCGTCCTGTCCACGCTCGGCTGGCGCATGGCCGCCGTTACGCCCTTCGACTACCTTCCCTGCTTCTCCTCCCGTCTCGACCGGCAcgacggccgcggcggcggcgggcatgaCCCTGCCCGCGTCGCCCTCAAGTCCATCGGCTTCATCTTTGCCACAGCCGAAGGTTCATCTTCGTCCTGCACACCTTCTGAAAAGAAATCTTGCGACCTTTCTTGCATTTTGTCTGATTGATTCGTGCTGTGTTCATGCAGCCGGCAGTGTGCTGGATTACAGGCCATCTACTGTGGCTGCAGCTGCAATCTTGGCTGCATCCTATGGAGCTCTACTGACCAAAGAAGCACTGGAGTCCAAGATGGACAATCTATCTCCACCATGCCCCATTGAGAAGGTTTCTTGCACAAACTAAATAAATAACCCTTTTGCATCACTTTGATCATAGTAATGTTTCATTTGGATGATGAAATGAGCATTGGGTTTGAACAACCTTTGTCTGTTTCATTGATCAGGAGCATGTACATGCCTGCTACAGCATGATGGTTGGCGACTTGAGAAACAGAAAGAGCAATGGCAAGAGATCATTGCCATGTTCAGACTCCAATGAAGTTGCCACCAGTACATATGATTCTGTTCTTGTTGACGATGTTGCCGACACTGCTGCCTTCATGGCAGCGGTGTCGGAGATGAACAAGCGGATCAGACTGGAGCCGCCGGGAATCCATTGAGAAGCTAGCACCGCCGGGGACACGCAATTTTTTGTCAGATGTCTAAGGGGGCTTGGTTTGGATCTtcattttgttttttccttgttcaaATTTGTTTAGGTTCTTTCAGAGCCATTGCCATGGTTGGCATTGGCAATGCTGTTGGATTGGTTTGGATTGGTTTGTGAGAGGGGTAAGCGATGAGCGAAGATAAGGGCTGGGCTGAGCTTTCCTAAGGAGAGGAGAGCTTCACTGGAGCCCAATTCCGGTGCCCAAATGGAGCACATTTCCTGTGAGAAATTCACCCCAAATCTGTACTGTTTTTGGTATTGCCATAGTGGTGGATGCCATCTTACGTTGCATATGGTGAGATGCTAGCTGTTGGATGCAGTAGTAGCACTGAAAGGCTGGGGGTTTGGCCATTGTTTATAGAGCCAAGAAGAAAAAGGTTGCAAGTGGATGTGTGATCGGTGAGTGGTGTTCCACTAAGATGCACTGCACTGTACTTGCGGATGGATGGGTTACATTAGTTTGTGACAATCTCCTTggggagtagttgtaacttctgtaACATCTGCTTCTGTTCTTGAGAAATGGGATCAGATTGGTGAATTTTGTGTATGTATGTGTGCATGTGTTGGCCTTGATGACCCTGTGGGTTTCTTGATCAGTTCTGCTGCAGCAGCTGCAGGTTTTTCAGTGCCATTCATTCAGTGCTGTGCCAATGTTTTCTCCTTCTCTTCCTCTCCCTTTCTGCAGAGATGAGAATCCAAGACAACTTTTCCTGTTACATTGCGACCAGCTTTGAATGGCACTTGCTTGATTCCATATTGCAAATCCCCTATTAGTGAACAAACAATAACATTTGCATAATTGCATTGTTTTGTGCTGGGTTTCATTGCATTTAAAGCAATGTAGTAGAAGATTATGTGGTTTGTAAAGTAAGTTCTCGTCCACATGATCAGTAAGTACCTAAGGGTAAGTACATTGCATCCTTTTTGTAATTATTAGTGGGCATGTTAATGAAAGCATCGCATCAGTGTGTGCTGTTGGAAGAGTGACTAGTGTTGCGCATGAATGGTATTAGtgcacaagagacatgagtttagtACTTTGTATCAATAATTGCCTAAAGATTAAGGAGCTTGACATTTCTAACACTTAGTGGAGCACACCACAAAGGAAGGTGCAGTAGATAATTGGGACTTCTTAAGAGAAGTCGTTTACAAGAAGTTGTGGCATTTGAACAATATAAATGTAGCTTCAAAAAATGACAATTCCTGG
Above is a window of Triticum dicoccoides isolate Atlit2015 ecotype Zavitan chromosome 5B, WEW_v2.0, whole genome shotgun sequence DNA encoding:
- the LOC119307601 gene encoding cyclin-D5-2-like, coding for MPGMEEAEDYESCAFSLTCPEDGAELGDGVVDDGDLFLFYVGGGAAADDEDGDDEYVEQLVSKEASFCSSSDSGDADCSSAASEDWFLQARLAAVKWILETRGCFGFGHRTAYLAIAYFDRFFLRRRVDRAAMPWAARLLSVACVSVAAKMEEYCAPALSELDAGGGYEFCSASVRRMELLVLSTLGWRMAAVTPFDYLPCFSSRLDRHDGRGGGGHDPARVALKSIGFIFATAEAGSVLDYRPSTVAAAAILAASYGALLTKEALESKMDNLSPPCPIEKEHVHACYSMMVGDLRNRKSNGKRSLPCSDSNEVATSTYDSVLVDDVADTAAFMAAVSEMNKRIRLEPPGIH